The following are encoded in a window of Methanobrevibacter ruminantium M1 genomic DNA:
- a CDS encoding methanogenesis marker 7 protein, with product MYETLTFTGGIHKSEELKELIEDLGGFVLQSNILQMELVLNMAVPIDDVKIIEDKANELLGELSVAPMAGSEIAIVSPTLARHHLPHAACDISEYLRRYGAKDNMIGLARGHGKGTAGISETEKALIEEHDIAIFALGSFKQCIVDKAYLYNDIDIPVIVTGAPEIDLEELPGVDAYVPGLGRIPRRLKRGENIRALKHLVQTIEDLLEKRKKELAQDPPIVPSILVKNEIENQVPAIEGVFSPTPVTSQLSGLRVKLDYDNYHEEIENVVIGEQKLKDIANIKKSHFYDYILVELLTESSLVD from the coding sequence ATGTATGAAACATTAACATTCACAGGTGGAATTCACAAAAGTGAGGAATTAAAGGAACTTATAGAGGATTTAGGCGGTTTTGTACTCCAATCCAATATATTGCAGATGGAGCTTGTCTTAAACATGGCAGTTCCTATTGATGATGTTAAGATTATAGAGGATAAGGCAAATGAGCTTTTAGGAGAGCTCTCTGTAGCTCCTATGGCTGGCTCTGAGATAGCTATCGTCTCCCCTACCCTTGCAAGACATCACCTTCCACATGCTGCCTGTGACATCTCCGAATACCTTAGACGTTATGGTGCAAAAGACAATATGATCGGTCTGGCCCGTGGGCATGGAAAGGGAACCGCTGGAATAAGCGAAACCGAAAAGGCATTGATTGAAGAGCATGACATAGCAATATTTGCTCTTGGAAGCTTTAAGCAGTGCATTGTGGATAAGGCTTATCTTTATAATGACATTGACATTCCAGTGATTGTTACTGGAGCTCCTGAAATTGACTTGGAAGAGCTTCCTGGTGTTGATGCATATGTTCCAGGGCTTGGTAGAATTCCTCGCAGATTAAAAAGAGGGGAAAACATAAGGGCTTTAAAGCATCTTGTTCAAACAATTGAAGACCTTCTTGAAAAACGTAAAAAGGAATTGGCTCAAGACCCTCCTATAGTCCCTTCAATTCTAGTTAAAAATGAGATAGAAAATCAGGTCCCTGCAATTGAAGGGGTTTTCTCTCCAACACCTGTTACAAGCCAATTAAGCGGCTTGAGGGTAAAATTAGATTATGACAATTATCATGAAGAGATTGAGAATGTTGTAATCGGAGAGCAAAAGCTAAAAGACATTGCAAACATTAAAAAATCACATTTCTATGATTATATACTTGTAGAACTCTTGACTGAGAGTTCTTTAGTTGATTAA
- a CDS encoding helicase HerA-like domain-containing protein yields MYAENNILVGANENTEVYLLSKLANRHGLIAGATGTGKTVTLKTLAEAFSDMGVPVFLADMKGDVSGLAKIGEPSSKTTERMEKYNLADKGFIFKSYPVEFWDLYGEKGLPIRVTISEMGPQLLSKILNLTEAQEGVLNIVFRVADDENLLLIDIKDLKSMINHVSDNAELYESKYGAVAKKSATTLLRSLLALEEQGGDMFFGEPALELEDFMQCDDEGKGIINILDSVKLSTAPELYSTFLLWMISELYEKMPEVGDMDKPKFIFFFDEAHLLFDDMAPAVQKKIEQIVKLIRSKGVGLYFISQSPSDIPDSVLAQLGNRVQHALHAYTPKEQKAVKTAAETFRPNPAFDTKEVISNLGTGEALVSVLEEKGAPSVVEQVDILPPQSYIGAIEDNFRAELMSISPLRGKYKEAVDRESAYEMLLNKIDNNPNIQTEIPPEAPIRDIPNQAEQAPSQPQAQQAPQQAPSQPQAQQAPQEEAPKQKGLLDDVIGIAVGTAVDQMTKQNKTTRSRKTTKQTTVEKATSTMVNTAAREVTKGIIRGLFGNMK; encoded by the coding sequence ATGTATGCAGAAAACAATATATTGGTTGGAGCTAATGAGAATACAGAAGTTTACTTATTATCCAAATTAGCTAATCGTCATGGCTTAATTGCCGGTGCAACAGGTACCGGTAAGACAGTTACCTTAAAAACACTTGCAGAAGCTTTCAGTGACATGGGAGTTCCAGTTTTCCTTGCTGATATGAAAGGAGACGTATCAGGACTTGCAAAGATAGGGGAACCTAGCTCAAAGACAACTGAAAGAATGGAAAAGTACAATCTTGCAGATAAGGGATTCATCTTCAAGTCATATCCTGTTGAATTCTGGGACCTTTACGGCGAGAAAGGATTGCCTATTAGAGTTACAATCTCTGAAATGGGTCCTCAGCTTCTATCAAAAATATTGAACCTTACTGAAGCGCAGGAAGGTGTCTTGAACATTGTATTCCGTGTGGCAGATGATGAAAATCTCCTTCTAATTGACATTAAGGACTTAAAGTCAATGATTAACCATGTAAGCGACAATGCCGAACTCTATGAATCAAAATACGGCGCAGTGGCTAAAAAGTCAGCAACTACACTCCTCAGATCATTGCTTGCCCTTGAAGAGCAAGGAGGAGACATGTTCTTTGGAGAGCCTGCACTTGAGCTTGAAGACTTCATGCAATGCGACGATGAAGGAAAAGGAATAATCAATATCTTAGATTCCGTAAAGCTTTCTACCGCACCTGAACTCTATTCCACATTCTTGTTATGGATGATTTCCGAACTCTATGAAAAGATGCCTGAAGTTGGTGACATGGACAAGCCAAAATTCATTTTCTTCTTTGATGAGGCTCACCTCTTATTTGACGATATGGCTCCAGCGGTACAGAAGAAAATTGAACAAATAGTGAAACTTATCCGTTCAAAAGGAGTGGGACTATACTTCATTAGCCAAAGCCCATCCGACATACCTGATAGCGTCCTTGCACAGCTTGGAAACAGGGTACAGCATGCATTACATGCCTACACCCCTAAAGAGCAAAAGGCAGTAAAGACTGCTGCTGAAACATTCAGACCAAACCCTGCATTCGATACAAAAGAAGTAATTTCCAATTTAGGAACTGGTGAAGCATTGGTTTCCGTTCTTGAAGAGAAAGGTGCTCCAAGTGTAGTAGAGCAAGTGGACATACTCCCTCCACAAAGCTATATCGGAGCAATCGAAGACAATTTCAGAGCAGAACTTATGAGCATTTCGCCTTTAAGAGGCAAATATAAGGAAGCAGTCGATAGGGAGTCTGCTTATGAGATGCTATTAAATAAGATTGATAATAATCCAAACATTCAAACAGAGATACCTCCAGAAGCCCCTATTAGGGATATTCCTAATCAGGCCGAGCAAGCTCCAAGTCAGCCACAAGCACAGCAAGCCCCTCAACAGGCACCTAGTCAGCCACAAGCACAGCAAGCCCCTCAAGAAGAGGCTCCTAAACAGAAAGGATTGCTTGATGATGTTATTGGAATAGCTGTTGGAACTGCTGTAGACCAAATGACAAAACAAAACAAGACTACAAGATCTAGAAAAACCACTAAACAGACAACTGTTGAGAAAGCAACTTCAACTATGGTAAATACTGCAGCAAGAGAGGTTACAAAAGGAATTATTAGAGGATTATTTGGAAATATGAAATAA
- a CDS encoding nitroreductase family protein, with protein sequence MKLNINKETCTGCKLCETVCIRDNIIVVDKKAVEVDNGDCFDCGHCLAICPSNSISLKGFDGQKDRVGEYNPKEIPVSSEDYLNLLKQRRSIRWFKKKKIDKETFNKLFEAAYYSPSAQNAQDVEFVVLDNELDEFMHLVYDIISAEEDKFFRIKQFGEYLRGEGDYKNHPLLWEGHQMILAFSRNSANALIASTRLELFAYTMGLGGFYSLFTLKADELDHDRLMEFFPGIDSHKHMYSAFVIGYPRVKYRRTVPHKGIDVYYR encoded by the coding sequence ATGAAGTTGAACATTAATAAAGAGACTTGTACTGGATGTAAACTCTGTGAGACTGTCTGCATTAGGGACAATATAATTGTTGTGGATAAAAAGGCAGTGGAAGTGGATAATGGGGATTGTTTTGATTGCGGCCACTGTTTAGCCATTTGTCCATCAAATTCTATCTCTTTAAAGGGCTTTGATGGTCAAAAAGACCGTGTTGGCGAGTACAATCCTAAAGAGATTCCAGTATCAAGCGAGGATTATCTGAATCTGTTAAAGCAACGAAGAAGCATTCGCTGGTTTAAAAAGAAAAAGATAGATAAAGAAACCTTTAATAAGCTCTTTGAAGCAGCATATTACAGTCCAAGTGCTCAAAATGCTCAAGATGTTGAATTTGTTGTACTTGATAATGAATTGGATGAATTTATGCATCTTGTTTATGATATAATCAGTGCTGAAGAGGATAAATTCTTTAGAATAAAGCAATTTGGCGAGTATTTGCGTGGAGAAGGAGATTATAAGAATCACCCTCTTCTTTGGGAAGGCCATCAAATGATTTTAGCCTTTTCTAGAAACTCTGCCAATGCCTTGATTGCAAGTACAAGGCTTGAGCTATTTGCTTATACAATGGGCCTTGGAGGATTCTATTCCCTTTTCACTCTTAAGGCAGATGAGTTGGATCATGATAGATTGATGGAATTTTTCCCAGGGATAGATTCACACAAGCATATGTATTCTGCTTTTGTAATAGGTTATCCTAGAGTGAAATACAGAAGAACAGTGCCTCATAAGGGGATTGATGTTTATTATAGGTGA
- a CDS encoding glutathione peroxidase, with protein sequence MSIYDFEVKDINGNMVSLKEYEGQVLLIVNSATECGFTPQYNELTQIFDELNEEGFTILDFPCNQFGKQAPGTGEEIAEACRATFLVQYPIFEKIEVNGENEEPLYTYLKSEQPFVDITGEDAERLKGILESINPDYMDSNDIKWNFTKFLVDREGNVVARFEPTQSLDDVKAQIKELL encoded by the coding sequence ATGTCAATATATGATTTTGAAGTAAAAGACATCAACGGAAATATGGTATCTCTTAAGGAGTATGAAGGACAGGTTTTATTGATTGTAAATTCAGCTACAGAATGCGGTTTCACTCCACAGTACAACGAATTGACTCAGATATTCGATGAATTGAATGAAGAAGGATTTACAATACTAGATTTTCCTTGCAATCAATTTGGAAAACAAGCTCCAGGAACTGGAGAGGAAATTGCAGAAGCTTGTAGAGCAACCTTCTTAGTCCAATACCCTATATTTGAAAAGATAGAAGTAAATGGGGAAAACGAAGAGCCATTGTACACCTATCTAAAATCTGAGCAACCATTTGTAGACATTACAGGAGAAGATGCAGAAAGATTAAAAGGAATCCTTGAAAGCATTAATCCAGATTATATGGACAGCAATGACATTAAATGGAACTTTACCAAATTTTTAGTTGACAGAGAAGGCAATGTAGTTGCAAGATTTGAGCCAACTCAAAGTTTGGATGATGTAAAAGCTCAAATTAAAGAATTATTATAA
- a CDS encoding flavodoxin: MSILVAYYSRTNVTKKVAESIANQLDADIEEIVPKVKYDGKIGYMRGGKDAISEKIIDLDSLKYNPADYDLIYLGTPVWAGRAATPVISYIKQNEGSFNDVKFFVTAGGSGFEGTIEQLGKYVGKAPLKTLSLTTKQVKRDEFKDELASFIE, translated from the coding sequence ATGAGTATTTTAGTAGCTTATTATTCAAGGACAAATGTTACAAAAAAGGTAGCGGAATCCATTGCAAATCAATTGGATGCAGATATTGAAGAAATTGTCCCTAAAGTCAAGTATGACGGCAAGATAGGTTATATGCGTGGCGGTAAGGATGCAATTTCAGAAAAGATCATTGATTTGGATTCTTTAAAATACAATCCTGCGGACTATGACTTGATTTATTTAGGAACTCCTGTATGGGCTGGGAGGGCTGCAACTCCTGTGATTAGCTATATCAAGCAAAACGAAGGCAGCTTCAATGATGTTAAGTTCTTTGTAACTGCAGGGGGAAGTGGATTTGAAGGCACCATTGAACAGCTTGGCAAATATGTGGGGAAAGCTCCATTGAAGACTTTGTCTCTTACCACCAAGCAGGTTAAAAGAGATGAATTTAAAGATGAATTGGCTTCCTTTATTGAATAA
- a CDS encoding low temperature requirement protein A gives MTIISKKVELIELFYDLIFVYAISRLTSIISEPVNGGIAPFSLFAYIITSFVILQAWLYFTNYVNRYGQWKWYEYVIAIINMIAVIYMANTISSTWNNYFVFNVSMLIMLFTVVFLYSVHAIKEKSLKGAAGNSITILLVVCSIYIISTLSILFGHMDVVIWLNVLAILTGAFLPFFLKGKFDKSIINFPHLIERFELLTIITFGEAVVGITHFFNVNNFDFVPILVFLIVIGMFGSYVLQIHYLVDHHREERSLRLMFSHYFIVISINLVTVAFELIHSGEINYWIPSLMVIISLIVFYLSIMANKEYYYDGLELRKKDIALMVLISLIGSIAILLSVGSIYGFLIGALIITLANFGVLLNKYQKFNDN, from the coding sequence TTGACAATAATTTCAAAAAAGGTAGAATTGATTGAACTCTTCTATGATTTAATATTCGTATATGCAATATCAAGGCTTACTTCAATTATAAGTGAACCTGTCAATGGAGGAATAGCTCCATTCAGTCTATTTGCATATATTATCACTTCCTTTGTCATTTTACAGGCATGGCTCTACTTTACTAACTATGTAAACCGTTATGGCCAATGGAAGTGGTATGAATATGTCATTGCAATCATAAACATGATTGCCGTAATCTATATGGCAAATACCATATCCTCGACTTGGAACAATTATTTTGTATTTAATGTTTCCATGCTGATAATGCTCTTTACGGTTGTATTTTTGTATTCTGTTCATGCCATAAAGGAAAAATCATTAAAGGGAGCTGCAGGTAATTCAATCACTATTCTGCTTGTTGTATGTTCCATTTATATTATATCCACATTATCAATTCTATTTGGGCATATGGATGTTGTCATTTGGCTCAATGTCCTTGCTATCTTGACTGGAGCCTTTTTGCCGTTTTTCCTTAAGGGAAAATTCGATAAGTCAATTATCAATTTCCCTCATTTGATAGAACGATTTGAATTGCTGACAATCATTACTTTTGGTGAAGCTGTTGTGGGAATAACACATTTCTTTAATGTAAACAACTTTGATTTTGTTCCAATACTTGTATTCCTGATTGTCATAGGCATGTTTGGATCATATGTTCTTCAAATTCACTATCTAGTCGATCATCATAGGGAAGAGAGAAGCCTAAGATTGATGTTCAGTCATTATTTCATTGTAATAAGCATTAATCTGGTTACTGTTGCCTTTGAATTGATTCACAGCGGGGAGATAAACTATTGGATACCGAGCCTGATGGTGATAATTTCATTGATTGTCTTCTATCTCTCCATTATGGCCAATAAGGAATATTATTATGATGGCTTAGAATTAAGAAAAAAGGACATTGCATTAATGGTTTTGATTAGTTTAATAGGAAGTATTGCTATTTTACTATCTGTTGGCAGCATTTATGGGTTCTTAATTGGGGCATTGATTATTACATTAGCCAATTTTGGAGTTTTGTTGAATAAATATCAGAAGTTTAATGATAATTAA
- a CDS encoding arsenate reductase family protein yields MLFIYYPRCSTCQKAKKWLDENGFDYDEQHIVDDNPDYEQLKALYEKSGLPLKRFFNTSGKIYREMQLKDKLADMDEEEQLNLLATNGMLVKRPIIETEDTCLTGFRQKEWEEKLK; encoded by the coding sequence ATGTTATTTATTTACTACCCAAGATGCAGCACATGCCAAAAGGCAAAGAAATGGCTAGATGAAAATGGATTCGACTATGATGAGCAGCATATCGTTGATGACAATCCAGACTACGAACAGTTAAAGGCATTGTATGAAAAAAGCGGACTTCCTCTTAAGAGGTTCTTTAATACAAGTGGTAAAATCTATAGAGAGATGCAATTAAAAGACAAGTTAGCTGATATGGATGAAGAAGAACAATTGAATCTTTTAGCTACTAATGGCATGCTTGTAAAACGCCCTATAATTGAAACTGAGGATACATGTCTTACTGGTTTTAGACAAAAAGAGTGGGAAGAGAAGTTAAAGTAA
- the fdhD gene encoding formate dehydrogenase accessory sulfurtransferase FdhD, with amino-acid sequence MDYIRQTEVIQWNDGAYQTINEESVEDEYTYLFIDYLPPRKFSTYPKDLEDFAVGYCLGEGLIKDYSDIKSIQLDGTNILVTTTLSHDPEEDLEQEGIVQEKKGNCEHACVCRLLEYQGVNSDNAGGIRSELKTIEPNTSDLKIDASQIIKDIEHLTDEAKIWQRTAGVHVAQLKYEDKIIIREDVSRHVAVDKVIGAASREGYDFSKCYISYSGRMPADMLIKVIRVGIPIILSNAAPAASGIDVAQTGNITMIGFIRDKRFTVFTAPERVNLDA; translated from the coding sequence ATGGATTATATTAGGCAGACAGAAGTTATACAATGGAATGACGGAGCTTATCAGACCATCAATGAGGAAAGTGTTGAAGATGAATATACCTATTTGTTTATAGATTATTTGCCTCCTCGTAAGTTTTCAACATATCCAAAGGATTTAGAGGATTTTGCAGTGGGATACTGCCTTGGTGAAGGCTTGATTAAAGATTATTCAGATATCAAATCAATCCAGTTGGACGGCACAAACATTTTAGTTACAACTACACTCTCTCATGACCCTGAAGAGGATTTGGAGCAGGAAGGAATAGTTCAGGAGAAAAAAGGCAATTGCGAACATGCCTGTGTATGCCGACTATTGGAATATCAGGGGGTCAATTCAGATAATGCTGGAGGAATTCGTTCTGAATTAAAGACAATAGAGCCTAACACCTCTGACTTAAAGATTGATGCAAGCCAAATCATTAAGGATATAGAGCATTTGACTGATGAGGCTAAGATTTGGCAAAGGACTGCAGGAGTTCACGTTGCACAATTGAAGTATGAGGATAAGATCATTATTCGAGAAGACGTAAGTCGTCATGTTGCAGTGGATAAGGTGATAGGAGCTGCATCAAGAGAAGGATATGACTTTTCAAAATGCTATATTTCTTATAGTGGAAGAATGCCTGCAGATATGCTGATTAAGGTCATTAGGGTTGGAATTCCTATAATTTTATCAAATGCGGCACCTGCAGCTTCAGGTATTGATGTGGCCCAAACAGGAAATATAACAATGATTGGATTCATTAGGGATAAGAGATTCACTGTTTTTACAGCTCCTGAAAGGGTTAATTTAGATGCTTGA
- a CDS encoding MalY/PatB family protein, with protein sequence MKYNFESIIDRKNTNSLKWDLFGDEYPMWVADMDFYAAPLIYESVNRKANHGVYAYSFVNEDVYDSYINWWKKYGLDMKKEELLFATGVMPSITSIIRAFTEIGDNVLIQTPVYHVFFYVILDNGRNVVENQLIYNPDSDDVETAYVIDFDDLEKIFKDPKTKLMLLCNPHNPVGKIWKKDDLERIAVLAKKYDVIVVSDEIHCDLTDPDMTYIPFASLDDDLSKNSITCISPSKTFNIAGLQSSAVFTQNKGFYEVLKGQLATDFFSHPNIFSIDATIASYKSEDWLNELREVLFNNKMIVKEFLEENIPEIRLVPANATYLLWLDCSKLNKNEDIESSNYEFSKTLSEFLREEVGLFLSPGVQFGQNGDNFLRMNIACPKDLLIEGLNALKEGIDKFKS encoded by the coding sequence ATGAAATACAATTTTGAATCTATAATCGATAGAAAAAACACCAATTCACTAAAATGGGACTTGTTTGGTGATGAATATCCAATGTGGGTTGCAGATATGGACTTTTATGCAGCTCCATTGATTTACGAATCTGTAAATAGAAAGGCAAATCATGGCGTCTATGCATATTCATTTGTAAACGAGGATGTCTATGATTCTTATATTAATTGGTGGAAGAAATATGGTCTTGATATGAAAAAAGAGGAATTGTTGTTTGCAACTGGAGTCATGCCTTCAATAACAAGCATTATCCGTGCCTTTACAGAGATTGGAGATAATGTACTGATTCAGACTCCAGTTTATCATGTCTTCTTTTATGTCATATTGGATAATGGTAGAAATGTGGTGGAAAATCAATTGATTTATAATCCAGACTCTGATGATGTTGAAACTGCATATGTGATTGATTTTGATGATTTGGAGAAAATATTCAAAGATCCTAAGACAAAACTGATGCTATTGTGTAATCCTCATAATCCTGTAGGGAAGATTTGGAAAAAGGATGATTTGGAAAGAATTGCTGTTTTAGCAAAGAAATATGATGTTATAGTAGTTTCAGATGAGATTCATTGTGATTTGACAGATCCAGACATGACTTATATTCCTTTCGCATCTTTAGATGATGATCTGTCCAAAAATAGCATAACTTGCATTTCTCCAAGCAAGACCTTTAATATTGCAGGTCTTCAAAGCTCCGCAGTATTCACTCAAAACAAAGGTTTTTATGAAGTTTTAAAAGGACAGCTTGCAACTGACTTCTTCAGCCATCCCAACATATTTTCAATAGATGCCACAATTGCATCATATAAAAGCGAAGATTGGTTAAATGAGCTTAGAGAAGTCTTATTCAATAATAAAATGATTGTGAAAGAATTTTTAGAGGAAAATATTCCTGAAATCAGATTGGTGCCTGCAAATGCAACTTATCTTTTATGGCTGGATTGCAGTAAATTGAATAAAAATGAGGATATTGAATCTTCTAACTATGAATTCTCTAAGACTTTATCTGAGTTTTTAAGAGAAGAGGTCGGTTTATTCTTATCTCCGGGAGTACAATTCGGCCAAAATGGAGACAATTTCCTAAGAATGAATATTGCATGTCCTAAGGATTTATTGATTGAAGGTTTAAATGCATTAAAAGAGGGAATTGATAAATTTAAGAGTTAA
- a CDS encoding nitroreductase family protein, with protein sequence MADFEEIIKIRRSIREYEDKEVEDEKIEKILRAGMQAPGSRLGAEPWEFLIIKNKEVLTKIGEIKPRVTNAPVAILLIANIERAFYKTVWQQDMSAAAENMLLEAVNLGLGGLWNGVAPDEERMGKIADIVGLPKDDNLKPFCIITLGYPAEGWENKFMDKFDESRIHYETY encoded by the coding sequence ATGGCTGATTTTGAAGAGATAATTAAAATAAGGCGCAGCATACGTGAGTATGAAGATAAGGAAGTTGAAGATGAAAAGATTGAAAAGATCTTAAGGGCAGGAATGCAAGCTCCTGGAAGCAGGCTTGGTGCAGAACCTTGGGAGTTTCTTATTATAAAAAATAAGGAAGTATTAACTAAAATTGGGGAAATCAAGCCTAGGGTGACCAATGCTCCAGTTGCCATTCTTTTGATTGCAAACATTGAAAGGGCTTTCTATAAGACTGTATGGCAACAGGACATGAGTGCAGCAGCTGAAAACATGCTTCTTGAAGCTGTAAACCTTGGCTTAGGAGGCCTTTGGAACGGAGTGGCTCCTGATGAGGAAAGAATGGGCAAGATTGCAGATATTGTTGGATTGCCAAAAGATGATAATCTAAAGCCATTCTGCATAATAACTCTTGGATATCCTGCAGAAGGCTGGGAAAACAAGTTTATGGATAAGTTCGATGAATCTAGAATACATTATGAGACTTATTAA
- a CDS encoding ImmA/IrrE family metallo-endopeptidase translates to MNSTVLAEILRHEWGIESFASVNIRSLVYNNIRNLTVLWFPMKANISGCCSKTNEDKVIFINTNHSIGRQNFTLAHELYHLLYEDIDDFIVCGINMNTPSERNADEFASTLLIPDSALYWFRNKNQIDDWSVEDLIKCEQYYQVSRSTMLNRLKSLNWISQDQYDEFGLNVVAEVNRLGYETGLYKPSPQDQKYSSIGELVRLTEKAYGKKKITGGKRKEILLKCFRNDILYDNEVNKLE, encoded by the coding sequence ATGAATAGCACAGTTTTAGCTGAAATCTTAAGACATGAATGGGGCATTGAAAGCTTTGCTTCAGTAAACATTCGTTCTCTGGTCTATAATAATATAAGAAATCTGACTGTGCTCTGGTTTCCAATGAAAGCCAATATCAGTGGCTGTTGCTCAAAGACAAATGAGGACAAGGTAATATTCATCAACACCAACCATTCAATCGGTAGACAGAATTTCACATTGGCTCATGAATTATACCACTTGCTCTATGAGGATATTGATGATTTTATCGTTTGCGGAATCAATATGAACACACCAAGTGAAAGGAATGCAGATGAATTTGCTTCAACATTATTAATCCCTGACAGTGCCCTATATTGGTTTAGAAATAAAAATCAAATTGATGATTGGTCAGTTGAGGATCTAATCAAGTGCGAGCAATACTATCAAGTCAGCCGTTCCACAATGCTTAATCGCCTAAAAAGCTTGAATTGGATTAGTCAAGACCAATATGATGAATTTGGATTAAATGTTGTTGCTGAAGTTAATAGATTAGGCTATGAGACAGGTCTTTATAAGCCATCCCCTCAAGACCAGAAATATTCCTCAATTGGAGAGCTTGTGCGATTGACTGAAAAGGCATATGGTAAGAAAAAGATAACCGGGGGAAAACGCAAGGAAATTTTATTAAAATGTTTTAGAAATGATATTCTTTATGATAATGAGGTGAACAAGCTTGAATAA
- a CDS encoding helix-turn-helix domain-containing protein has product MIDVVAKNLKDLRKKNGYTQEQVSDYLGITQSNLSKIENGERNFNMTLLDKLCLLYNCSPEYLIGETDLYEKSTIAFRSDEKVDLNVVAKMNEITGFLKLLRSLDGVD; this is encoded by the coding sequence ATGATTGATGTTGTAGCAAAAAATCTAAAAGATTTAAGGAAGAAAAACGGTTATACTCAAGAACAGGTTTCTGATTATTTGGGAATTACTCAAAGCAATCTTTCTAAAATAGAAAATGGAGAAAGAAACTTTAACATGACTTTGCTTGATAAATTGTGTTTATTATACAATTGCTCTCCAGAATATTTGATTGGTGAAACAGATCTTTATGAAAAGTCAACTATAGCTTTTAGAAGTGATGAAAAGGTGGATTTAAATGTGGTTGCAAAAATGAATGAAATCACTGGATTTTTAAAGCTTTTAAGAAGTTTAGATGGGGTTGATTAG
- a CDS encoding amino acid ABC transporter substrate-binding protein, whose product MKRSIIFLTIILSLFLVIGYASAGLFDFSSDDAGSGENTDDVFVVGFNSQFPPFGYKENGEYTGFDIELAKEVARRNNWTFKPVPIIDWNTKRFELDSNEVDCIWSEFTIDGREDDYTWSQPYFNNTKLVIVRGDSDINDLDDLKGKTLEVQQGSSILNTIEKNETLKRKFAKIEQVDGYDTAFMDLESGVCDVIIIDSGLGRYLVSEKHNDTKILNQTISNEKYGVAFEKGNTELRDKVQKTLDEMYADGTVEKIAQKYSKYGIPDGVIYPE is encoded by the coding sequence ATGAAAAGATCAATCATATTTTTAACAATTATATTATCCTTATTTTTAGTAATTGGCTATGCAAGCGCTGGGCTTTTTGATTTTTCAAGTGATGATGCTGGTTCCGGTGAAAATACTGATGATGTATTTGTTGTTGGATTCAACAGCCAATTTCCACCATTTGGATATAAGGAAAATGGTGAATATACAGGATTTGACATTGAACTGGCTAAAGAGGTTGCTCGAAGAAACAACTGGACATTCAAGCCAGTGCCAATCATCGATTGGAACACTAAAAGATTTGAATTGGACAGCAATGAAGTAGACTGCATCTGGAGTGAATTTACCATTGACGGAAGAGAGGACGACTATACATGGTCCCAACCTTACTTTAACAATACAAAGCTTGTCATCGTTAGAGGGGATAGCGATATCAATGACCTTGACGATTTGAAGGGCAAGACCCTTGAGGTTCAACAGGGAAGCTCCATTCTAAACACAATCGAAAAGAATGAGACTTTAAAGAGAAAATTTGCAAAGATTGAGCAGGTGGATGGCTATGACACTGCATTCATGGACTTGGAATCTGGAGTCTGTGATGTGATAATCATAGACAGCGGTCTTGGAAGATATCTAGTTAGCGAAAAGCATAATGACACTAAGATATTGAATCAGACAATTTCCAATGAGAAATATGGTGTTGCATTTGAAAAAGGAAACACTGAATTAAGGGATAAGGTTCAAAAGACATTGGATGAGATGTATGCGGATGGAACCGTTGAAAAGATAGCTCAAAAGTACAGCAAATACGGAATTCCAGATGGTGTAATCTATCCTGAATAA